The DNA segment TTTTCTCCTGGCGTCCATGGCCTATGATCGCTATGTTGCAATATGCAAGCCTCTGCATTACCCTGTGGTTATGAACAGGAAGGTGTCCACTGGACTGGCTGCGGGATCCTGGCTCAGTGGTCTCCTCATGTCCTTTGGTCACACCAGCACGGTATTCATCCTACCCTTCTGCAGATCCCATGAGATtaatcatttcttctgtgacatccctCTACTGCTGAAGCTGGCTTGTGGAGACACCTTCCGCAATGATATGGCTGTCTTCATCATGGTTTTTTTCTTCGCCATCTTCCCCTTCATGCTGATTCTCATGTCCTATGTCTGCATCATCTCCACGATCCTGAGGCTCCCCTCCAGGGTGGGCAGGAGAAAGtctttctccacctcctcctcacaCCTCATGGTGGTTACATTGTTCTATGGCTCTGCTTGCATTATGTATCTGAAGTCTAATTCCTCCTATTCACCAGACACAGACAAGTTTCTCTCTCTGTTCTACACGGTCATCACacccatgctaaaccccatcatctacag comes from the Gopherus evgoodei ecotype Sinaloan lineage unplaced genomic scaffold, rGopEvg1_v1.p scaffold_192_arrow_ctg1, whole genome shotgun sequence genome and includes:
- the LOC115640073 gene encoding olfactory receptor 10A2-like; its protein translation is MKTSQETTGRNSTTISGFILLGFSDIPSLQYLFFSVFLVTYIVTLAGNLLIIVLTLAEPTLHTPMYFFLRNLSFLEKCYTSVNVPKMLRNLLSGDKTISFIGCAMETYFTFFLGGSECFLLASMAYDRYVAICKPLHYPVVMNRKVSTGLAAGSWLSGLLMSFGHTSTVFILPFCRSHEINHFFCDIPLLLKLACGDTFRNDMAVFIMVFFFAIFPFMLILMSYVCIISTILRLPSRVGRRKSFSTSSSHLMVVTLFYGSACIMYLKSNSSYSPDTDKFLSLFYTVITPMLNPIIYSLRNKEVKGTFWRMVSRRRFC